Proteins encoded together in one Bacteroides ovatus window:
- a CDS encoding fimbrillin family protein — MNMRYIISKKGFRLLCLLGIIGLSSCTNESEVQILGNDLIMELTAQVNQVKTRASSENSWTGDGTEQVSLNMGEKKVTYKVTDVTGTLEPINEENRLLWSVPLKPQVVTAWYPATEGNNLPASWNVQADQSGAGFQYSDLLYTMAEVSLQGNKILPFEHLTAKVIVNLKGNGKNETELANSVVTIENSVLSGNISDGILSVSQGESKVITPKKVISSDGYVYSCHALLIPQDMKGKKFIKIQMGGRTFYYTPEEGDANLAGGFKSVYNITVGDQKIVVTVEKNSTQWRGEEEEIIETTPIS; from the coding sequence ATGAATATGAGATATATTATCAGTAAGAAAGGATTCCGGTTATTATGCTTGTTAGGGATAATTGGTCTTTCTTCTTGCACGAATGAGAGCGAAGTGCAAATTCTTGGCAACGATCTTATAATGGAACTGACAGCGCAGGTGAATCAGGTGAAAACACGTGCCAGCTCTGAAAATTCATGGACAGGTGATGGTACCGAGCAGGTTTCTCTGAATATGGGAGAAAAGAAGGTGACTTACAAGGTTACGGATGTAACCGGTACGTTGGAGCCCATAAATGAAGAAAACCGTTTGCTTTGGTCCGTGCCTTTAAAACCACAGGTTGTAACGGCTTGGTATCCTGCAACCGAAGGGAATAATCTGCCTGCATCATGGAATGTACAGGCGGATCAGTCCGGAGCCGGTTTCCAGTACTCGGATTTATTGTACACTATGGCAGAGGTTTCTTTACAGGGCAATAAGATACTGCCGTTCGAGCATTTGACGGCCAAAGTGATTGTGAACCTGAAAGGGAATGGCAAGAATGAGACTGAATTGGCGAACTCGGTCGTTACAATTGAGAATTCGGTTCTTTCGGGCAATATATCCGATGGCATCCTGTCTGTTTCCCAAGGGGAAAGCAAGGTGATTACTCCGAAAAAAGTGATCTCATCCGACGGGTATGTTTATTCTTGTCATGCGTTGTTGATTCCCCAGGATATGAAAGGAAAGAAGTTCATTAAGATCCAAATGGGCGGAAGAACATTTTATTATACCCCGGAAGAAGGAGATGCCAATCTGGCCGGTGGGTTTAAGTCTGTCTACAATATTACGGTAGGCGATCAGAAGATTGTTGTTACTGTGGAAAAGAACTCGACGCAATGGAGGGGTGAAGAAGAGGAAATCATAGAAACTACGCCGATTTCGTGA